The DNA segment ATCCAGCAGGTTGACAAGCAATGTTTCGGCTCCACCAACTGGCATGCTGGTGATAACAAACAGAACTTTTAGCGGACGATCGACATTGTTCCGTTTGGAGGATCGAAACCAAAATGGAATCCGGCGTAGCATGATCACCTGGAGATTGCCTGAGGAGTGGATTTAGTCGATGACAAATGGTACGGAACGTAGGGTTCGATACGGACTTTACGAGAGTCAAAATCGAGCCAGTTTTGTAAGCGGCTGAAATCGGGGTCTGCGTGAAAACGGCGAATATGGAAGGAGTTGCGACCAGGGAAGTTGTACGCACCATAAGCGCTACAGAATCCCTCCAGGCCGGTCTCTTGGATGACGTCGATCGCCGATTGCGTGATCTGCTGTGGCAATCCGTAGGGGAACGCAAAATAGCGAACCCGCCGACCGATCATATCTTCCAGTTCAGCGTTTGCGTCTTTGATCTCGCGATTCAAAATATTGGTATCAAAGACGTTCGCTAAATCGATGTGAGTTCGTGTATGCAAGCCAATTTCGATCCCACCATCCGCCGCAGCACGCAGTTCTTCGGCTGAATTGATCGGCAACGGGATCCCTCGAGCAATATCATGGGAGAAGGGTTCTCCCGATATTACATGCCCAGTGGTGACAAAATAGGTGCAAGGGATCTTTCGCTGCATCAGTAATGGCAAAGCGAAACGACAGTTTTCGGCATAGCCATCATCAAAGGTAATGGCGACAGCAGGCTGTGTGGAATTTCCTTCTCGAACACGACGCTGCAATTCATCCAAGCCGATCAATTCGAATCGGCTTTGCATGTAATCGATTTGGCGTTCAAATTCGCGGCAGGAAATCGTCCACGGGTTCGGATATTCGTCAGCAACGCGATGATAGAAGACCGAATAGATCGGGGCTTGCCCTTCACGCATCAACTTTTCCATCGCGCGCCGGCGGAGTGGTCGAGTTGCGATTCGTCGCAGCGACAGCAACGTGGAGCGGAGGGATATCATGGGAGACCACTGGCGTAAATGTATGGGGCACTCAAGATGTAGAACGCAGCAACCCGTAGGCAAGGCGAACCAGACCTAGTTATTTGGTTAGCCTTCGCATTGCGGGCGGCCTTGACGGAACTAACGATTACAAGGGCACGTGTAGGTCGGGTAGCCCGGCTGGCATCCCCTCAGAGAGGAGGGGCTCGATGGATCCGGCTGCCATCCGCTAAACTAGGAAGGACTGTCTCCCTTCCCAGAGCGGTGCCACGAAGTCATCCTCGGCTTGCGGTGGCCCGTTTTACGATACTTTCTCCATACCGAGACCCATCATGTCGACTCGCCCGTCACATGCACCCTTGCCGGACCCTTCCATCATCCCTTCGCAAGGTTGGCACTGTTCCCATTTTTGCTACCGTTTCAATCGAGCTGCCCTGAGTGCTTTAACGCCCGACCAACTTGCCAAGGGAAAAGAAGCCTTCATCGCCGCTTTGCAAGGTGATTCCGATACCGCACCGCAGCGGCTTCAGGGCTATATCACCAGCGGCCACCGCGCCGACTGCATCGTGATGTCGATGGATCCCAATCCTTTGACATTGGATTCGGTTCATCAACAAATCATGGGAAGCCCACTGGGCGTTGCGATCGACCCAACCTGGTCGTTTGTGTCGATGAGCGAAATCAGCGAATACGTTCCCAGCTTGGAGACCTATGGTGAGCGTCTTCTTCGTGAGGGGGAAGAAGCGGGATCGCCAGCGTTCGAAGCGAAGATGAACGCGTATGGCAAACGCTTGCCGATGATGAACCAACAGCGGCTTTCCCCTGACTTTCCCGACTGGCCTTCCGCCTGTTTCTACCCGATGAACAAGAGCCGAGTCGTGGGGGCAAACTGGTTCACCGAGCCATTTTCGCGGCGCAACGCGCTGATGGCCGAACACGCGCGAAGTGGGATCGCCTTTGCCGGACGGGTAAGCCAGTTGATTACCGTTGGCGTGGGACTGGATGACTGGGAATGGATGGTCACGCTGTGGGGCCGAAACCCAGAATACCTGCGCGAAATCGTCTACAAGATGCGGTTCGATGAAGCGAGTGCAAAATACGCCGAATTTGGCCCCTTCTACGTCGGCTACAAAGCGACTCCGGGCGAGATTCTAAAGCATTGCCAATTGGGCTAATTCGCCCCTTCATTCGTTATTGTCGCCCGTCCTCCGCGAAAGCTGCTTGAAGAAGGCGTTCTTTCGCGGAGCGAAAGGCGACACTGCCGTAGCTGCAAAAAGAAATTGAGCGAGTGGGTTTGTAAGCCGGGTTCTGTCCCATTCAAAAACTGCGTGCAGCGTTTGATTGGTGACGATCATTTATCTGGGACGACGATTGCTCGCCGCCTCTAGCGACCTACCCGAAAGTCAAGCGAGGCGAACCGACTCGCCGCCGGCATTCACCGACGTTCCTTTCTGTTTGGTCTAGCTCCGGGTGGGGTTTACCAAGCCGCTGAAGTCGCCTCCAACGCTGGTGCGCTCTTACCGCACCGTTTCACCCTTACCACGCACATGGCGAACCATGCCGTTTGGCGGTTTGCTTTCTGCTGCACTAGCCCTAGCCTCACAGCCGGTCGGGGTTACCGACCACCCTGTCCTATGGAGCCCGGACTTTCCTCCCGCGCGATGAAAATTCACCGATCAGGCGACCGTCCCGCCCACTCGCTCAAGCTGCTGAATCTAGCATGCTACCGTCAGGTCGTACAGGCAACCGTTACTCGCTGCGGTTAATCCAGCGGAACTTAAGAATGTTCGTGAGGACCTGACTATTGATGAAATTGACAATTTCCGTGGTCACTGCCGGATCGTTTTGAATGAGGTTTGCCCCCGAAAGGCTGGCGTTGGCCAGGAACATTTTGTTGGCTTCCTCATCGGTCATGCGAGCCTTTTTGCGCATTTTTTCCAAACGATCATGGACGGTGTTGGCTGCGCCCATTTCCGGCGAACCTTTTCCTGCGATGATCAAGGTAGGCAGACGCCAGACGAATCGATCGCGGAACGTTTTGTCCAGTCGGACCCCTTTATGCAGTTCTTCTGGAGAAACGTAAATCATCGCGCGAACATCTTGCCCCTGTTTCTTGCTGCCAAGGCTGGGGAAATTCCAATCGGCGATCGCCCACTCCGCCGCCAACGCCGCCCCTTCTTTGACTCCGATCAGAGTCAAGGCATTTAGGTTTAATTCACCCGCATCGTTTTTCTCTTTCAAAAATCCTTTGCAAGATTCGAGGTCTCGACTGAGCATCAGAGCAACATCGGCTTGGCCCATTTTAGAAAGATCAAATTCTTCTTCGCCGCCACTGAGTGTGGTGTACTTATTGCTCGCTCCATGCCCGCGAAGTTCGGGAATCAGGACCGCACAGCCAGCTTTTTTAAGCGCCAAACCTAACCGCAAATAGGGACTGGCTTGGCCGCCCCATTCGTGAACGATCAGAACCGGAACGGCATCCTTTTCTTTATCCGAAGGGAAATAGGCAGCGCGCAGACGAACTCCATCTTTGGTTTCGATCGCGACGATCTGGAATGGGCGTTCTTCCTTCTCACCAGGCCGTTTTTTAGGTGCCTGAGCAAAGCAAGCGGTCGTGGTTGCCATGACCAATACCCAGGTCCAAAATCCGATCCATAGGCGACTGGAGCCGCTTACTAAATCCATTCGCTCTTTCACCAAGGCTATAGAAGTTTGGCTTGAGTGAATATTGGGCATCGTAATCCTCAATAGATGGGCGCCTTCTAAAATTACTTGCAGAATGGCGGAGGGGAGAAGAGTTTCGCTATCCCCCTATGCTAAACGCCAGCGTCCAAGGGGTCAAACATTCTGCATCAATCAGGTGGTTTCCACGATAAATGGAAAATTTGCCGCGTGCAGGGCTGTGCGTCTTTGAGTGTCGCCTTTCGGTCCGCGATAGAACGCCCTTTGGGAGCTGCTTTCGCGGAGAGAAAGGCTACAAAAACCGTCACCTAAAAACTTCACGTCCCCTGCGAAAGTAGTGTTAATGGAGCGTTCCGTCGCGGAGCGAGAAGGCGGCAACTTTAACGCTCCGCCGGTGCGGGAGGGAAATGGCTAGAGAAACGCGGAGGAGACGCTGTCGGCAAGCGGGATACCTTTTTCGGTCAATCGCAAACGATCGTCGCTCCATTCAATTAACCCCCATTCAAAACAGGGCGATAGTTCCGCTTTCCGAAGGGGCATGACGTCGATGCCCGTTTCTCGGTGCAGGCGATTCACATTCAGCCCTGCGATTCGGCGAATCCCGAACGCGGCGCGTTCACAGGCCCACTGAACGCGACCGATCGGTTCTTCATCCTG comes from the Roseimaritima multifibrata genome and includes:
- the hemQ gene encoding hydrogen peroxide-dependent heme synthase, coding for MSTRPSHAPLPDPSIIPSQGWHCSHFCYRFNRAALSALTPDQLAKGKEAFIAALQGDSDTAPQRLQGYITSGHRADCIVMSMDPNPLTLDSVHQQIMGSPLGVAIDPTWSFVSMSEISEYVPSLETYGERLLREGEEAGSPAFEAKMNAYGKRLPMMNQQRLSPDFPDWPSACFYPMNKSRVVGANWFTEPFSRRNALMAEHARSGIAFAGRVSQLITVGVGLDDWEWMVTLWGRNPEYLREIVYKMRFDEASAKYAEFGPFYVGYKATPGEILKHCQLG
- a CDS encoding alpha/beta hydrolase; amino-acid sequence: MPNIHSSQTSIALVKERMDLVSGSSRLWIGFWTWVLVMATTTACFAQAPKKRPGEKEERPFQIVAIETKDGVRLRAAYFPSDKEKDAVPVLIVHEWGGQASPYLRLGLALKKAGCAVLIPELRGHGASNKYTTLSGGEEEFDLSKMGQADVALMLSRDLESCKGFLKEKNDAGELNLNALTLIGVKEGAALAAEWAIADWNFPSLGSKKQGQDVRAMIYVSPEELHKGVRLDKTFRDRFVWRLPTLIIAGKGSPEMGAANTVHDRLEKMRKKARMTDEEANKMFLANASLSGANLIQNDPAVTTEIVNFINSQVLTNILKFRWINRSE
- a CDS encoding polysaccharide deacetylase family protein, translated to MISLRSTLLSLRRIATRPLRRRAMEKLMREGQAPIYSVFYHRVADEYPNPWTISCREFERQIDYMQSRFELIGLDELQRRVREGNSTQPAVAITFDDGYAENCRFALPLLMQRKIPCTYFVTTGHVISGEPFSHDIARGIPLPINSAEELRAAADGGIEIGLHTRTHIDLANVFDTNILNREIKDANAELEDMIGRRVRYFAFPYGLPQQITQSAIDVIQETGLEGFCSAYGAYNFPGRNSFHIRRFHADPDFSRLQNWLDFDSRKVRIEPYVPYHLSSTKSTPQAISR